In a genomic window of Streptomyces sp. NBC_01231:
- a CDS encoding response regulator: MEHGVEVGKTRTRWPVPTYSRVVSGASGRVLVVDDNKVIRQLIRVNLELEGFEVVTAADGAECLDVVHQVRPDVITLDVVMPRLDGLRTAARLRSDPRTRHLPLAIVSACTQYEVETGLDSGVDAFLAKPFDPAELVRLVRQLIAEGRGRGVVDGSAEGHTEESAFDGILGTAGEAEPAERAGRAGG; encoded by the coding sequence GTGGAACACGGGGTGGAAGTGGGGAAAACCCGGACGCGGTGGCCGGTCCCGACCTACTCTCGAGTTGTGTCAGGCGCGTCTGGCCGGGTGCTTGTTGTGGACGACAACAAGGTCATCCGGCAGCTGATCAGGGTCAATCTCGAACTGGAGGGTTTCGAGGTGGTGACCGCGGCCGATGGTGCCGAGTGTCTGGATGTCGTTCATCAGGTTCGGCCCGATGTGATCACCCTCGATGTCGTTATGCCTCGCCTCGACGGGCTCCGGACCGCGGCCCGGCTTCGTTCCGATCCGCGCACCCGTCATCTGCCCCTCGCCATCGTCAGCGCATGCACGCAGTACGAGGTCGAGACCGGGCTCGACTCCGGTGTCGACGCCTTCCTCGCCAAGCCCTTCGATCCTGCCGAACTCGTGCGTCTCGTACGGCAGTTGATCGCGGAGGGGAGGGGCAGGGGTGTCGTGGACGGGTCTGCGGAGGGGCATACGGAGGAGTCCGCGTTCGACGGCATTCTCGGGACCGCCGGAGAGGCCGAGCCAGCCGAGAGGGCCGGGCGGGCCGGCGGCTGA
- a CDS encoding DALR anticodon-binding domain-containing protein yields MTPVELSRTVLRAVRRAVDVGELSVTVPERAVVTVPGPGGCGDYATNIALQLARSAERTPRYVAEVLRGHLLSDDATDATEATDDGTTDATTHGVDHLDHLSTISPIADVVITGPGFLNIRLRGTASAALVDEILRKGQKYGHADALTGRLHRLHAAHEVRALVVADATARLLRAQGALVRVTCEAGPARPARPEPEWERVLGVHVDAYAIPDRQAAIPAARPLEPPVGSPAPLEIDVRPVPVPAPADPTPLGRDAARWALLHPAAHDRPRISDEHLVQRESNPLFRVRYAHARTLAVGRNAADLGFHAEPGDVSEDLTGVLADHPRILAAAAAHRAPDRLARHLVTVADAVLPFLPTVLPRGEEKPSAAHRARLALAEAAGTVLAGGLTLLGIDAPDHL; encoded by the coding sequence GTGACCCCCGTCGAGCTCTCCCGTACCGTGCTGCGCGCGGTGCGTCGGGCTGTGGACGTGGGGGAGCTGAGCGTGACCGTTCCGGAGCGGGCCGTGGTGACGGTGCCGGGGCCCGGGGGCTGTGGGGACTACGCCACCAACATCGCCCTTCAGCTGGCGCGGTCGGCCGAGCGGACTCCCCGGTACGTCGCCGAGGTCCTCCGAGGCCATCTGCTCAGTGACGACGCCACCGACGCCACCGAAGCCACGGACGACGGCACCACCGACGCCACCACCCACGGCGTCGACCACCTCGACCACCTCAGCACCATCAGCCCTATCGCCGACGTCGTCATCACCGGCCCCGGCTTCCTGAACATCCGCCTCCGCGGCACCGCTTCCGCCGCCCTCGTCGACGAGATCCTGCGGAAGGGGCAGAAGTACGGGCACGCCGACGCGCTCACCGGGCGGCTCCATCGACTGCACGCCGCCCACGAGGTCCGGGCGCTCGTCGTCGCCGACGCCACCGCACGCCTCCTGCGCGCCCAGGGCGCACTCGTCCGCGTCACCTGTGAGGCCGGCCCCGCCCGCCCCGCCCGCCCCGAGCCGGAGTGGGAGAGGGTTCTCGGCGTCCACGTCGACGCGTACGCCATCCCGGACCGCCAGGCCGCAATCCCCGCCGCGCGCCCGCTCGAGCCCCCGGTGGGGTCCCCGGCTCCTCTCGAAATCGATGTGCGCCCCGTCCCCGTCCCCGCCCCCGCCGACCCGACCCCCCTGGGCCGTGACGCCGCCCGCTGGGCCCTTCTCCACCCAGCCGCCCACGACCGGCCCCGGATCAGCGACGAGCACCTCGTCCAGCGCGAGAGCAACCCGCTCTTCCGTGTCCGCTACGCCCACGCCCGCACCCTGGCCGTCGGCCGCAACGCCGCCGACCTCGGTTTCCACGCCGAACCCGGCGACGTATCGGAAGACCTGACGGGGGTCCTCGCCGACCACCCCCGGATCCTCGCCGCGGCCGCCGCGCACCGCGCCCCGGACCGTCTCGCCCGGCACCTCGTCACCGTCGCCGATGCTGTCCTTCCCTTTCTCCCCACCGTCCTGCCGCGCGGCGAGGAGAAACCCTCGGCCGCCCACCGTGCCCGGCTCGCTCTTGCCGAAGCCGCCGGGACGGTGCTGGCCGGTGGCCTGACCCTGCTCGGCATCGACGCACCTGATCACCTGTGA
- the lysA gene encoding diaminopimelate decarboxylase, which yields MSRSAHPAGPRHADVYPEGHYSAPPADLNTLDPKVWAQTVGRDQGGVVTVGGVDVKSLAEQHGTPAYIVDEADFRARARAWRSAFGADADVFYAGKAFLSRAVVRWLHEEGLNLDVCSGGELATALSAGMPADRIAFHGNNKSAEEIQRAVEAGVGRIVLDSFQEIVRVAHIAQSLGIRQRVQIRVTVGVEAHTHEFIATAHEDQKFGIPLAGGQAAEAVRRALTLDGIEVIGIHSHIGSQIFDMSGFEVAAHRVVGLLKDIRDEHGVELPEIDLGGGLGIAYTSDDDPSEPHEIAKALTEIVTRECEAAKLRTPRISVEPGRAIVGPTAFTLYEVGTIKPLDGLRTYVSVDGGMSDNIRTALYDAEYSVALVSRTSDAEPMLARVVGKHCESGDIVVKDAFLPADLAPGDLIAVPATGAYCRSMASNYNHVLRPPVVAVNDGESRVIVRRETEEDLLRLDVG from the coding sequence ATGAGTCGTTCCGCACACCCCGCCGGGCCCCGTCACGCCGATGTGTATCCCGAGGGGCACTACTCCGCCCCGCCCGCCGACCTCAACACCCTCGACCCGAAGGTGTGGGCCCAGACCGTCGGTCGTGACCAGGGCGGCGTCGTCACCGTCGGCGGCGTCGACGTGAAGAGCCTCGCCGAACAGCACGGCACCCCCGCCTACATCGTCGACGAGGCCGACTTCCGCGCCCGGGCACGGGCGTGGCGCAGCGCCTTCGGGGCCGACGCCGACGTCTTCTACGCCGGCAAGGCGTTCCTGTCCCGGGCCGTGGTCCGCTGGCTGCACGAGGAAGGGCTCAACCTCGACGTCTGTTCCGGTGGCGAACTCGCCACCGCCCTCTCGGCCGGCATGCCCGCCGACCGCATCGCCTTCCACGGCAACAACAAGTCGGCGGAGGAGATCCAGCGGGCCGTCGAGGCCGGTGTCGGGCGGATCGTTCTCGACTCCTTCCAGGAGATCGTCCGCGTCGCCCACATCGCCCAGTCGCTCGGCATCCGGCAGCGTGTGCAGATCCGTGTCACCGTCGGGGTGGAGGCGCACACGCACGAGTTCATCGCCACCGCCCACGAGGACCAGAAGTTCGGCATTCCGCTCGCGGGCGGGCAGGCCGCCGAGGCCGTACGGCGTGCGCTGACGCTGGACGGGATCGAGGTGATCGGGATCCACAGTCACATCGGGTCCCAGATCTTCGACATGTCGGGCTTCGAGGTCGCCGCCCACCGGGTCGTCGGGCTGTTGAAGGACATCCGCGACGAGCACGGGGTCGAGCTGCCGGAGATCGACCTCGGTGGCGGGCTCGGCATCGCGTACACGAGCGACGACGACCCCAGCGAGCCCCACGAGATCGCCAAGGCACTCACCGAGATCGTCACCCGTGAGTGCGAGGCCGCCAAGCTGCGCACGCCCCGTATCTCCGTCGAGCCCGGGCGGGCCATCGTCGGTCCCACCGCCTTCACGCTGTACGAGGTCGGCACCATCAAGCCCCTCGACGGACTGCGGACCTACGTCTCCGTCGACGGCGGCATGTCCGACAACATCCGTACCGCGCTGTACGACGCCGAGTACAGCGTCGCCCTGGTCTCCCGCACCTCCGACGCGGAGCCGATGCTCGCCCGCGTCGTCGGCAAGCACTGCGAGAGCGGCGACATCGTCGTGAAGGACGCGTTCCTGCCGGCCGACCTGGCACCGGGTGACCTGATCGCCGTACCGGCGACGGGTGCGTACTGCCGGTCGATGGCCAGCAACTACAACCACGTGCTGCGGCCGCCCGTCGTGGCGGTCAACGACGGCGAGTCCCGCGTCATCGTCCGGCGGGAGACGGAGGAGGACCTGCTGCGCCTCGACGTCGGGTGA
- a CDS encoding homoserine dehydrogenase: MRTRPLKVALLGCGVVGSEVARIMTTHADDLAARIGAPVELAGVAVRRPSKVRDGIDPALVTTDATALVKRGDIDVVVEVIGGIEPARTLITTAFEHGASVVSANKALLAQDGAALHASAEDHDADLYYEAAVAGAIPLIRPLRESLAGDKVNRVLGIVNGTTNFILDKMDTTGAGYQEALDEATALGYAEADPTADVEGFDAAAKAAILAGIAFHTRVRLDDVYREGMAEVTSADFASAREMGCTIKLLAICERAADGASVTARVHPAMIPLTHPLASVRGAYNAVFVESDASGQLMFYGPGAGGAPTASAVLGDLVAVCRNRLNGATGPGESAYAALPVSGMGEVVTRYHISLDVADKPGVLAQVATVFAEHGVSIDTVRQQGKDGEASLVVVTHRASDAALGGVVEALRKLDTVRGVASIMRVEGE, encoded by the coding sequence ATGCGTACGCGTCCGCTGAAGGTGGCGCTGCTGGGCTGTGGAGTGGTCGGCTCAGAGGTGGCGCGCATCATGACGACGCACGCCGACGACCTCGCCGCCCGGATCGGCGCCCCGGTGGAGCTGGCGGGCGTGGCGGTCCGTCGGCCCTCCAAAGTCCGGGACGGCATCGACCCCGCCCTCGTCACCACCGATGCGACCGCCCTCGTCAAACGCGGCGACATCGACGTGGTGGTGGAGGTCATCGGGGGGATCGAGCCCGCCCGTACGCTCATCACCACCGCCTTCGAGCACGGCGCCTCGGTCGTCTCCGCCAACAAGGCGCTGCTCGCCCAGGACGGCGCCGCCCTCCACGCCTCCGCCGAGGACCATGACGCGGACCTCTACTACGAGGCCGCCGTCGCCGGCGCGATCCCGCTGATCCGGCCGCTGCGCGAGTCCCTCGCCGGCGACAAGGTCAACCGGGTGCTCGGCATCGTCAACGGCACCACCAACTTCATCCTCGACAAGATGGACACCACGGGGGCGGGGTACCAGGAGGCCCTCGACGAGGCCACCGCGCTCGGGTACGCCGAGGCCGACCCCACCGCCGACGTCGAGGGCTTCGACGCCGCCGCCAAGGCCGCCATCCTCGCCGGGATCGCCTTCCACACGCGGGTGCGTCTCGACGACGTCTACCGCGAGGGCATGGCCGAGGTCACCTCCGCCGACTTCGCCTCGGCGAGGGAGATGGGCTGCACCATCAAGCTGCTCGCCATCTGCGAGCGGGCCGCGGACGGCGCGTCCGTCACCGCGCGCGTGCACCCCGCGATGATCCCGCTGACCCACCCGCTGGCCTCCGTGCGCGGCGCGTACAACGCCGTGTTCGTCGAGTCCGACGCCTCCGGCCAGCTGATGTTCTACGGCCCCGGTGCCGGCGGCGCCCCCACCGCCTCCGCCGTGCTGGGCGACCTCGTCGCCGTCTGCCGCAACCGGCTCAACGGCGCCACCGGACCCGGCGAGTCCGCCTACGCCGCGCTGCCCGTCTCGGGCATGGGCGAGGTCGTCACGCGGTACCACATCAGCCTCGATGTGGCGGACAAACCGGGAGTTCTCGCCCAGGTTGCCACCGTGTTCGCCGAGCACGGCGTGTCGATCGATACGGTTCGCCAGCAGGGGAAGGACGGCGAGGCCTCCCTCGTCGTCGTCACGCACCGCGCGTCCGACGCCGCCCTGGGCGGCGTCGTCGAGGCGTTGCGCAAGCTCGACACCGTGCGTGGTGTCGCCAGCATCATGCGGGTTGAAGGAGAGTAA
- the thrC gene encoding threonine synthase: MTHQWRGIIEEYRERLPVSDTTPVVSLREGGTPLVPAQVLSERTGCEVHLKVEGANPTGSFKDRGMTMAITRAKEEGAKAVICASTGNTSASAAAYAVRAGMVCAVLVPQGKIALGKMGQALVHGAKILQVDGNFDDCLTLARALSDNYPVALVNSVNPVRIEGQKTAAFEIVDMLGDAPDIHVLPVGNAGNITAYWKGYKEYAADGIAAKTPRMWGFQASGSAPIVRGEVVKDPSTIATAIRIGNPASWQYALAARDESGGSIDEVTDREILRAYRLLAAQEGVFVEPASAASVAGLLKAAEQGKVDRGQKIVCTVTGNGLKDPDWAVAGAPQPVTVPVDAATAAERLGLV, translated from the coding sequence ATGACCCACCAGTGGCGCGGAATCATCGAGGAGTACCGGGAGCGGCTGCCGGTATCCGACACCACGCCGGTCGTGTCGCTCCGCGAGGGCGGTACGCCCCTCGTCCCCGCGCAGGTGCTCTCCGAGCGCACCGGCTGCGAGGTCCACCTCAAGGTGGAGGGCGCCAACCCCACCGGCTCCTTCAAGGACCGCGGCATGACCATGGCCATCACGCGGGCCAAGGAGGAGGGCGCGAAGGCGGTCATCTGCGCCTCCACCGGCAACACGTCCGCCTCCGCCGCCGCGTACGCGGTGCGCGCGGGCATGGTCTGCGCCGTGCTCGTTCCGCAGGGCAAGATCGCGCTCGGCAAGATGGGTCAGGCCCTCGTGCACGGCGCGAAGATCCTCCAGGTCGACGGCAACTTCGACGACTGCCTCACCCTGGCCCGCGCGCTGAGCGACAACTACCCGGTGGCGCTGGTGAATTCGGTCAACCCGGTCCGTATCGAGGGTCAGAAGACGGCCGCCTTCGAGATCGTGGACATGCTCGGCGACGCGCCCGACATTCACGTCCTCCCGGTCGGCAACGCGGGCAACATCACCGCGTACTGGAAGGGGTACAAGGAGTACGCCGCCGACGGCATCGCCGCGAAGACCCCCCGTATGTGGGGTTTCCAGGCGTCCGGCAGTGCCCCGATCGTGCGCGGCGAGGTCGTCAAGGACCCGTCGACCATCGCGACCGCCATCCGGATCGGCAACCCCGCGTCCTGGCAGTACGCCCTGGCGGCGCGGGACGAGTCGGGCGGCTCCATCGACGAGGTGACGGACCGTGAGATCCTGCGCGCCTACCGGCTGTTGGCCGCTCAGGAGGGTGTCTTCGTCGAGCCGGCGTCCGCCGCGTCCGTCGCCGGTCTGCTGAAGGCCGCCGAGCAGGGCAAGGTCGACCGGGGACAGAAGATCGTGTGCACCGTCACCGGCAACGGCCTCAAGGACCCCGACTGGGCCGTCGCGGGCGCCCCGCAGCCGGTCACCGTCCCGGTCGACGCGGCGACGGCCGCCGAGCGCCTGGGCCTTGTCTGA
- the thrB gene encoding homoserine kinase translates to MAGPAFRAAAVRVRVPATSANLGPGFDALGLSLGLYDDVVVRVADSGLHVDIAGEGSETLPRDENHLLVRSLRTAFDLLGGQPRGLEIVCANRIPHGRGLGSSSAAICAGIVAARAVTIGGDSRLDDAALLELATEIEGHPDNVAACLLGGFTLSWMEAGAARAIRMEPADSIVPVVFVPGRPVLTETARGLLPRTVPHVDAATNAGRAALLVEALTRRPELLLPATEDRLHQEYRAPAMPESTALVERLRADGVPAVISGAGPTVLALVDEDSADKVAHLAGEGWAANRLKLDARGAGVMPLATAGDV, encoded by the coding sequence ATGGCCGGTCCAGCTTTCCGCGCCGCCGCCGTCCGGGTGCGCGTCCCCGCCACCAGCGCCAACCTCGGTCCGGGCTTCGATGCCCTCGGCCTGTCGCTGGGGCTCTACGACGACGTGGTCGTCCGGGTGGCCGACTCCGGGCTGCATGTCGACATCGCGGGAGAGGGCAGCGAGACGCTCCCCCGTGACGAAAACCACCTTCTCGTACGGTCCTTGCGCACCGCCTTCGACCTGCTGGGCGGGCAGCCGCGCGGCCTGGAGATCGTCTGCGCGAACCGCATTCCGCACGGCCGTGGCCTGGGGTCCTCCTCGGCCGCCATCTGCGCCGGCATCGTCGCCGCGCGCGCCGTGACCATAGGCGGCGACTCCCGACTCGACGACGCGGCGCTCCTGGAGCTCGCCACCGAGATCGAGGGCCACCCCGACAATGTGGCGGCCTGTCTGCTCGGCGGTTTCACGCTCTCCTGGATGGAGGCCGGAGCCGCCCGGGCGATCAGGATGGAGCCCGCCGATTCCATCGTTCCGGTGGTTTTCGTGCCCGGCAGGCCGGTCCTGACGGAGACCGCGCGCGGACTGCTGCCACGCACCGTGCCGCACGTCGACGCCGCCACCAACGCGGGCCGGGCGGCCCTGCTCGTCGAGGCCCTGACCAGGCGCCCCGAGCTGCTGCTGCCCGCCACCGAGGACCGGCTCCACCAGGAGTACCGCGCCCCCGCCATGCCGGAGAGTACGGCGCTGGTGGAGCGGCTGCGGGCCGACGGAGTCCCGGCAGTGATCTCCGGTGCGGGACCGACGGTGCTGGCCCTCGTCGACGAGGACAGTGCCGACAAGGTCGCCCATCTGGCGGGCGAGGGCTGGGCCGCGAACCGGCTCAAGCTCGACGCCCGGGGCGCGGGCGTGATGCCGCTCGCGACCGCCGGGGACGTGTGA